In Caldicellulosiruptor morganii, the following proteins share a genomic window:
- a CDS encoding GntR family transcriptional regulator produces MEDLENMGYPPRYELVLKRLKHLIEERFKEGDRLPSEIELAKLFGVSRATLREAMRILEEEGYVVRKHGIGTFVASRPILQTGMEELQSITKLMEKQGYQPHTKDVIITRTYPNAKEAHMLKIDQNEEIIKIERVRLADNIPVVYCVDRLPARFFGDKFEFKGESLFDYLSAELGIYIAYAVSDIIPMLAEKNGVYKKLELEKNDVVLLLDQIHFDQSDTPILYSSNFFSPKKFRFYIVRKRV; encoded by the coding sequence ATGGAGGATTTAGAGAATATGGGTTATCCACCCCGATATGAGCTGGTACTGAAAAGATTAAAACATCTTATTGAAGAAAGGTTCAAGGAAGGAGATAGACTTCCGTCTGAAATAGAGTTAGCAAAACTTTTTGGAGTCAGCCGTGCCACTTTAAGAGAGGCGATGAGAATATTAGAAGAGGAAGGATATGTTGTTAGGAAGCATGGAATAGGAACTTTTGTTGCGTCAAGACCAATTTTACAAACAGGTATGGAAGAATTGCAAAGCATAACAAAGCTCATGGAGAAGCAGGGGTATCAGCCGCACACAAAAGATGTAATTATTACACGAACATATCCGAATGCTAAAGAAGCACATATGTTGAAAATTGATCAAAATGAAGAGATTATAAAGATAGAACGTGTAAGACTTGCAGATAACATCCCGGTTGTGTACTGTGTAGATAGACTTCCTGCCAGATTTTTTGGTGATAAATTTGAATTTAAAGGTGAGTCTTTATTCGATTATTTAAGTGCCGAGCTTGGGATATATATTGCTTATGCAGTTTCTGATATAATTCCAATGCTGGCTGAAAAAAATGGTGTATATAAAAAATTGGAGCTTGAAAAGAATGATGTTGTACTTTTGCTTGACCAGATACATTTTGACCAGAGTGATACTCCCATATTGTATTCCTCCAATTTCTTTTCGCCCAAAAAATTTAGATTTTACATTGTAAGAAAGAGGGTATGA
- the cdd gene encoding cytidine deaminase translates to MRYLTEIDPALKNILNLAKEQQDKAYAPYSNFKVGAAVLTQSGEIYLGCNIENASYSLTICAERVALFKAISDGHRDIKAIFVIGPQNEPISPCGACRQVMLELAKDATIYLSNSDMSKIIETNTKDLLPYGFDL, encoded by the coding sequence ATGAGATACTTAACCGAAATTGACCCTGCACTGAAAAATATTTTGAATTTGGCAAAAGAACAGCAAGACAAAGCATATGCTCCTTATTCAAATTTTAAAGTTGGAGCAGCTGTTTTAACACAAAGTGGAGAAATATATTTGGGCTGTAATATTGAAAATGCATCCTATTCTCTGACAATCTGTGCTGAAAGAGTTGCTCTTTTCAAAGCAATTTCAGATGGACACAGGGATATTAAAGCTATTTTTGTAATCGGTCCTCAAAATGAACCCATTTCACCCTGCGGTGCGTGCAGGCAGGTTATGCTTGAACTTGCAAAAGATGCTACGATATATCTTTCAAACTCTGATATGAGTAAAATTATTGAAACTAATACAAAAGATCTCTTGCCCTATGGCTTTGATTTATAA
- a CDS encoding XapX domain-containing protein — MKAIVLSIITGFVVGAVFKLLKLPIPAPNALAGVAGIFGIFLGAFAIEQILKLITK, encoded by the coding sequence TTGAAGGCAATAGTTCTTTCAATTATCACAGGCTTTGTAGTTGGAGCAGTATTTAAACTTCTCAAACTTCCTATTCCGGCGCCAAATGCCCTGGCAGGTGTTGCCGGAATATTTGGAATATTTCTGGGTGCTTTTGCTATAGAACAGATTTTGAAGCTTATT